The following are encoded together in the Planococcus antarcticus DSM 14505 genome:
- the atpD gene encoding F0F1 ATP synthase subunit beta — MNTGHVLQVMGPVVDIKFSDGQLPAIYNALTVNIDRPGQDQVVLTLEVALHLGDDSVRTIALESTDGLQRGSVVTDLARAISVPVGDATLGRVFNVLGEVIDLGEEIPETVRRDPIHRLAPTFEHLSTEVEILETGIKVVDLLAPYIKGGKIGLFGGAGVGKTVLIQELINNIAQEHGGLSVFAGVGERTREGNDLYFEMSDSGVIKKTAMVFGQMNEPPGARMRVALTGLTMAEYFRDEQGADVLLFIDNIYRFTQAGSEVSALLGRMPSAVGYQPTLATEMGQLQERITTTSRGSVTSIQAIYVPADDYTDPAPATTFAHLDATTNLERKLSEMGIYPAVDPLASTSRALSPEIVGEEHYKISREVQETLQRYRELQDIIAILGMDELSDEDKLTVNRARRVQNFLSQNFHVAEQFTGQTGSYVPVQETIKGFRGILDGKYDHLPEDAFRLVGRIEDVIAKAKGMGVEV, encoded by the coding sequence ATGAACACAGGACACGTTCTTCAGGTTATGGGACCGGTTGTAGATATCAAGTTTTCCGATGGTCAACTTCCAGCTATCTACAATGCCCTAACTGTAAATATTGATCGTCCCGGTCAAGATCAAGTCGTTTTAACGCTTGAAGTGGCTCTTCACCTTGGTGATGATTCAGTACGCACGATCGCGCTGGAATCCACTGATGGATTACAACGTGGTTCAGTAGTAACTGATTTAGCCAGAGCAATTTCTGTTCCAGTTGGAGATGCAACATTAGGCCGTGTATTCAACGTGCTTGGTGAAGTTATCGATTTAGGGGAAGAAATTCCAGAAACAGTGCGTCGTGATCCGATTCACCGTTTAGCACCTACATTCGAGCATCTTTCCACAGAAGTTGAAATTCTTGAAACAGGTATCAAAGTTGTCGATTTGCTTGCTCCTTACATCAAAGGTGGTAAAATCGGTCTCTTCGGTGGTGCCGGTGTAGGTAAAACAGTTCTTATCCAGGAATTGATCAACAACATCGCTCAGGAACACGGTGGTTTATCCGTATTCGCAGGTGTTGGCGAGCGTACACGTGAAGGAAATGACTTGTACTTTGAAATGAGCGATTCTGGCGTTATCAAGAAAACGGCAATGGTCTTCGGCCAAATGAACGAGCCGCCTGGTGCACGTATGCGTGTTGCTTTGACTGGTTTGACTATGGCAGAATACTTCCGTGACGAACAAGGCGCAGACGTTCTTCTATTCATCGATAACATCTATCGTTTCACACAAGCAGGATCTGAAGTATCAGCATTACTTGGCCGCATGCCATCAGCTGTTGGTTACCAACCAACACTAGCTACAGAAATGGGTCAATTACAAGAACGTATCACGACTACAAGCAGAGGTTCAGTAACATCTATTCAAGCAATCTATGTACCAGCCGATGACTATACGGATCCGGCTCCGGCTACAACTTTCGCCCACTTGGATGCGACAACGAACCTTGAGCGTAAGCTTTCTGAGATGGGTATCTATCCAGCGGTGGATCCTTTGGCTTCGACTTCACGTGCATTGTCACCTGAAATCGTGGGCGAAGAGCACTACAAAATCTCACGGGAAGTACAAGAAACACTTCAGCGCTACAGAGAATTACAGGATATCATTGCAATCCTTGGTATGGATGAGTTAAGTGACGAAGACAAGCTGACGGTTAACCGTGCACGCCGTGTCCAAAACTTCCTTTCTCAGAACTTCCACGTTGCTGAACAGTTCACAGGCCAAACAGGTTCTTACGTTCCTGTTCAAGAAACGATCAAAGGATTCAGAGGAATTCTTGATGGGAAATATGACCACTTGCCAGAAGATGCTTTCCGTTTGGTCGGACGCATTGAAGATGTTATTGCAAAAGCAAAAGGCATGGGCGTAGAAGTCTAA
- the atpG gene encoding ATP synthase F1 subunit gamma gives MASLRDIKSRITSTKKTSQITKAMQMVSASKLSRAEVNAKAFVPYMEKIQDVVASIAAGSSDTSNAMMIARPVKKTAYLVITSDRGLVGGYNSNILRTVMSRIRERHTSNDDFVILSVGRKGKEFFAKQGMTILESAIALPDHPTFSDIKEITRKAVGMFADGTYDEVYMYYNHFVSAIQQEVTEKKVLPLTDIQPTGSTASYEFDPSAEAILEVLLPQYAESLIFGAVLDGKASEHAASMTAMKSATDNASDLITGLTLQYNRARQAAITQEITEIVGGAAALE, from the coding sequence GTGGCATCTTTACGCGATATAAAAAGCCGAATTACGTCAACTAAGAAAACAAGCCAAATCACAAAAGCCATGCAAATGGTTTCTGCATCTAAACTAAGCCGTGCGGAAGTAAATGCGAAAGCGTTCGTTCCCTACATGGAAAAAATCCAAGACGTAGTTGCATCAATCGCAGCGGGGTCTTCGGACACTAGCAACGCGATGATGATTGCACGCCCTGTTAAGAAAACAGCTTATTTAGTGATTACATCGGATCGCGGTCTGGTAGGCGGATATAACAGTAATATTCTCCGTACTGTCATGAGCCGAATCCGTGAACGGCACACATCCAATGACGACTTTGTTATCTTGAGCGTTGGACGGAAAGGGAAGGAATTCTTCGCTAAGCAAGGAATGACGATTCTTGAAAGTGCAATCGCACTTCCGGATCATCCGACGTTTTCAGATATTAAAGAAATAACGCGCAAAGCTGTTGGTATGTTCGCAGATGGTACATATGATGAAGTTTATATGTACTACAATCACTTTGTTTCAGCTATTCAACAAGAAGTCACAGAGAAAAAAGTTTTGCCGCTGACGGATATTCAACCGACGGGATCAACTGCTTCTTATGAGTTTGATCCTTCAGCAGAAGCAATTTTGGAAGTTCTGCTTCCACAATATGCGGAGAGCTTAATCTTTGGGGCCGTTCTTGACGGCAAAGCAAGTGAACATGCTGCGTCCATGACAGCAATGAAGAGCGCGACGGATAATGCGTCTGATTTGATAACTGGACTGACACTTCAATACAACCGTGCGCGCCAAGCGGCAATCACACAAGAAATTACTGAGATTGTCGGCGGAGCAGCTGCATTAGAATAA
- the atpA gene encoding F0F1 ATP synthase subunit alpha, with amino-acid sequence MSIKAEEISGLIKQQIENYQSEMKVDDVGTVITIGDGIARAHGLDNVMAGELVEFSTGAIGMAQNLEANNVGIIILGPYTDIKEGDEVRRTGRIMEVPVGHELIGRVVNPLGQPVDGLGPINTTKTRPIESPAQGVMARKSVHEPLQTGIKAIDALVPIGRGQRELIIGDRQTGKTSVAIDTILNQADQDMICIYVAIGQKESTVRNVVETFRKNGALDYTIVVTASASQPAPLLYLAPYAGITMAEEFMFEGKHVLIVYDDLTKQASAYRELSLLLRRPPGREAYPGDVFYLHSRLLERAAKLNETLGAGSITALPFVETQAGDIAAYIPTNVISITDGQIFLQSDLFFSGVRPAINAGLSVSRVGGSAQIKAMKKVAGTLRLDLAAFRELESFSQFGSDLDAATAAKLERGKRTVEVLKQGLNNPIKVEKQVVIFYALTRGFLDDIALNDISRFEAELTSWLDSNHTEILDTIRTTQGLPADDAFAAAINEFKRTFAKSE; translated from the coding sequence ATGAGCATCAAAGCTGAAGAAATCAGCGGTCTGATTAAGCAACAGATTGAAAATTATCAATCAGAGATGAAAGTTGACGACGTTGGTACAGTAATTACTATTGGTGATGGTATCGCGCGCGCTCATGGCCTCGACAATGTCATGGCTGGAGAACTTGTAGAGTTCTCAACTGGTGCTATTGGTATGGCGCAAAACTTGGAAGCCAACAACGTTGGTATTATTATCCTTGGCCCTTACACAGACATCAAAGAAGGCGATGAAGTACGTCGAACTGGCCGTATTATGGAAGTACCGGTAGGACACGAACTTATCGGACGTGTAGTAAATCCACTTGGACAACCTGTTGATGGTCTTGGACCAATCAACACAACAAAAACTCGTCCAATTGAAAGCCCTGCACAAGGTGTAATGGCCCGTAAATCGGTTCATGAACCACTTCAAACAGGTATTAAAGCGATTGACGCACTTGTACCAATCGGTCGTGGACAGCGTGAATTGATCATCGGTGACCGTCAGACAGGTAAAACTTCTGTCGCAATCGATACGATCTTAAACCAAGCTGACCAAGACATGATTTGTATCTATGTCGCAATCGGACAAAAAGAATCTACTGTCCGTAACGTAGTAGAAACTTTCCGTAAAAATGGAGCTCTTGATTACACAATCGTTGTAACGGCTTCAGCTTCACAACCTGCTCCATTATTGTACTTGGCTCCTTATGCAGGTATCACAATGGCTGAGGAATTCATGTTTGAAGGCAAGCACGTGTTAATCGTCTATGATGATTTAACAAAACAAGCATCTGCTTACCGTGAACTTTCACTGTTACTTCGTCGTCCACCAGGCCGTGAAGCTTATCCAGGTGACGTTTTCTACTTGCACTCACGTTTACTTGAACGTGCTGCAAAATTAAACGAAACTCTTGGAGCGGGATCAATCACAGCATTGCCGTTCGTTGAAACGCAAGCTGGCGATATCGCTGCATATATTCCAACAAATGTTATTTCGATTACGGATGGCCAGATTTTCCTTCAATCGGATCTATTCTTCTCAGGTGTACGCCCAGCAATCAATGCGGGTCTTTCTGTATCACGTGTTGGTGGTTCAGCTCAGATCAAAGCAATGAAAAAAGTTGCAGGTACACTGCGTCTTGACTTGGCTGCTTTCCGCGAACTTGAGTCATTCTCTCAGTTCGGCTCAGACCTTGATGCTGCAACTGCAGCAAAACTTGAGCGCGGAAAACGTACAGTTGAAGTCTTGAAGCAAGGCTTGAACAACCCAATCAAAGTTGAAAAACAAGTTGTTATTTTCTATGCGTTGACTCGTGGATTCCTTGACGATATCGCACTTAACGACATTTCTCGCTTTGAAGCTGAATTGACAAGCTGGTTGGATTCTAACCACACAGAAATTTTGGATACTATTCGCACAACTCAAGGTTTACCTGCTGACGACGCATTTGCTGCAGCGATCAATGAATTCAAACGCACATTTGCAAAATCTGAGTAA
- a CDS encoding F0F1 ATP synthase subunit delta, with amino-acid sequence MSQVAERYALALFQVAQKHGSSLDVEHDLREVKKVFELTPEFYDLLISPKLSADKRTNLINEVFKEANPFVVNTLQLMAERKRMNEIGSLADEFVALSNNAQGIEDAKVYSIRPLTEDERASISSVFAGKIGKQSLRIENIIDPSLIGGLRLQIGNRIYDSSVSTKLSRLQRQLMS; translated from the coding sequence GTGAGTCAAGTTGCAGAACGCTACGCTCTAGCATTGTTCCAAGTTGCTCAAAAGCACGGATCGTCTTTGGATGTAGAACATGATTTGCGTGAAGTGAAAAAAGTCTTTGAACTGACTCCCGAATTTTACGATTTACTTATTTCTCCAAAACTTTCAGCTGACAAACGAACAAACTTGATCAATGAAGTGTTTAAAGAAGCGAACCCATTTGTGGTAAATACACTTCAATTGATGGCAGAACGCAAACGGATGAACGAAATTGGTTCTTTAGCTGATGAGTTCGTCGCTTTATCCAATAATGCACAAGGAATTGAAGATGCAAAAGTTTACTCTATACGTCCTTTGACAGAAGACGAACGCGCATCTATTTCTTCAGTATTTGCTGGGAAAATTGGTAAACAATCTTTGCGAATTGAAAACATCATCGATCCATCGTTAATCGGCGGATTGCGTCTTCAAATCGGAAATCGCATTTACGACAGCAGCGTGAGCACGAAATTGTCTCGTCTGCAACGTCAATTAATGAGTTAA
- the atpF gene encoding F0F1 ATP synthase subunit B: MFFDHLVLGATGEFLNIGDILVTLVIFILLMVLLKKFAWGPLMGIMQQREDLIKSEIETAENSRLESHKLLEEQRSLLKDARTQAQEIVENAKKHGEVSREEIITTARAESGRMKDAAVQEIANERDKAISAVREEVVALSMLAATKVLEKEISEEDNRQLINETIAKAGEVQ; this comes from the coding sequence GTGTTTTTTGATCACCTCGTACTCGGTGCAACCGGGGAGTTTTTGAATATTGGAGACATTCTCGTTACACTTGTTATCTTCATTTTACTAATGGTGCTTTTGAAGAAATTCGCATGGGGTCCTTTGATGGGCATAATGCAGCAGCGTGAAGATTTAATCAAGAGTGAAATCGAAACTGCTGAAAACAGCCGTCTAGAATCACATAAGTTGCTTGAAGAGCAGCGCAGCCTTCTTAAAGATGCGCGTACGCAAGCACAAGAAATTGTTGAAAACGCTAAAAAGCACGGCGAAGTTTCGCGTGAGGAAATCATTACAACAGCACGCGCTGAATCTGGTCGCATGAAAGATGCTGCAGTTCAGGAAATTGCTAACGAAAGAGATAAAGCGATTTCGGCTGTTCGTGAAGAAGTTGTGGCATTGTCAATGCTCGCTGCTACGAAAGTGCTTGAAAAAGAAATCTCTGAGGAAGACAACCGCCAGTTGATTAACGAAACGATTGCGAAGGCAGGCGAAGTTCAGTGA
- the atpE gene encoding F0F1 ATP synthase subunit C, translating into MTGSLGLLAAAIAVGLAALGAGIGNGLIVSKTVEGIARQPEARGVLQTTMFIGVALVEALPIIAVVIAFIVMNQ; encoded by the coding sequence ATGACAGGTTCATTAGGTTTATTAGCAGCAGCAATCGCAGTAGGTTTAGCAGCACTAGGTGCAGGTATTGGTAACGGTCTTATTGTTTCAAAAACAGTTGAAGGTATCGCACGCCAGCCAGAAGCACGCGGCGTTCTACAAACAACAATGTTCATCGGTGTTGCATTGGTTGAGGCATTGCCAATCATCGCTGTAGTTATCGCGTTCATCGTTATGAACCAATAG
- the atpB gene encoding F0F1 ATP synthase subunit A, producing MEHGAPMLKVFGIWFNLSNVMMLLVAALIVFLIAFIATRNLQLKPTGMQNFMEWIMDFVKGIINSNMDWRDGGRFHVLGITLIMFIFVSNMLGLPFAIVVEGDLWWKSPTADPTVAMTLAAMVLILSHYYGIKLKGLKGYSAGYIKPMPFLFPLKVIEEFANTLTLGLRLYGNIYAGEILLTLLAGLASASIFGFAAGILPMMLWQGFSIFIGAIQAFIFVMLTMVYLSHKVADDH from the coding sequence GTGGAACATGGCGCTCCTATGCTCAAGGTGTTCGGGATCTGGTTCAATCTATCAAACGTTATGATGCTACTTGTAGCCGCTCTTATCGTCTTCCTTATTGCTTTTATCGCTACACGGAATTTGCAGCTCAAACCGACGGGCATGCAGAACTTCATGGAATGGATCATGGATTTCGTGAAAGGGATAATCAACAGCAATATGGACTGGAGAGATGGTGGCCGATTCCATGTTCTTGGAATCACGCTAATTATGTTCATTTTTGTTTCGAACATGTTAGGTCTTCCATTTGCAATAGTTGTCGAAGGAGACCTTTGGTGGAAATCACCGACAGCAGATCCAACGGTAGCGATGACATTGGCCGCAATGGTACTTATCTTGAGTCATTATTATGGCATCAAGCTCAAAGGGCTCAAAGGATATTCAGCAGGCTACATCAAGCCGATGCCATTCCTATTCCCTTTGAAAGTCATTGAGGAATTCGCAAATACGCTGACACTCGGTCTGCGTCTTTACGGTAACATCTATGCGGGGGAAATCCTGTTGACTTTGTTGGCAGGCCTCGCATCAGCAAGTATTTTCGGATTTGCAGCAGGCATATTGCCAATGATGTTATGGCAAGGGTTCTCGATTTTTATCGGGGCAATCCAAGCGTTTATTTTCGTTATGTTGACGATGGTCTATTTATCGCATAAAGTTGCCGACGACCATTGA
- a CDS encoding ATP synthase subunit I yields the protein MDGLREIYTRLKKMIFFILAFYVIGWGFTSYQEVFAGLIIGTLFGIYNMWILVRRMEKFDRAVAEGSKVRSLGTALRFASGVAAVAIAILFAEHIHLVSTVIGLMVPYALLLTERIVYHVKHH from the coding sequence ATGGATGGACTTCGGGAGATTTATACCAGGCTAAAAAAGATGATTTTCTTCATCTTAGCGTTCTACGTTATTGGTTGGGGGTTTACCTCTTATCAAGAAGTGTTCGCGGGTCTCATAATCGGAACTTTGTTCGGCATTTACAACATGTGGATTCTGGTTCGTCGGATGGAGAAATTCGACCGTGCGGTGGCTGAAGGCTCGAAAGTTCGTTCGCTTGGAACGGCATTACGGTTTGCATCAGGTGTTGCGGCTGTGGCGATTGCTATTTTATTCGCAGAGCACATTCACTTGGTCAGTACGGTAATTGGGTTGATGGTCCCTTATGCTCTGTTATTGACAGAGCGGATTGTTTATCACGTGAAACACCATTAA
- a CDS encoding AtpZ/AtpI family protein, with the protein MRPTKSPLQAMAIYSAILSQLVGSVLIGTFTGMWLDRKIGTAPFFMIICLFIGITAGVWAMLQTVRKFESGDK; encoded by the coding sequence ATGCGCCCAACAAAAAGTCCCTTGCAAGCGATGGCAATTTATAGCGCCATCCTATCACAACTTGTTGGGTCCGTGCTCATCGGTACGTTCACAGGTATGTGGCTCGATAGAAAGATCGGAACCGCCCCGTTTTTCATGATCATCTGCCTATTCATAGGCATCACTGCCGGTGTTTGGGCAATGCTTCAGACTGTCCGCAAATTCGAATCAGGAGACAAGTAG
- the wecB gene encoding non-hydrolyzing UDP-N-acetylglucosamine 2-epimerase, protein MTKKWKVMTIFGTRPEAIKMAPLVLELQKHPDTIEPLVTVTAQHREMLDQVLETFQITPDFDLNIMKDRQTLTDVTMRAMEGLDTVMKEAKPDIVLVHGDTTTTFAASLAAFYNQVAIGHVEAGLRTHNKYSPYPEEMNRQLTGVMADIHFSPTEKSAQNLLDENKKEETIYITGNTAIDALQTTVRETYSHPILEKIGTDRMILLTAHRRENLGQPMRNMFRAIKRLIEEHDDIQVVYPVHMNPAVREVADEVLGRDPRIHLIEPLEVLDFHNFAARSFFILTDSGGIQEEAPSLGKPVLVLRDTTERPEGISAGTLKLAGTDEETIYGMAKELLTDEAAYKAMSQASNPYGDGKASARIVEALHTYFSKL, encoded by the coding sequence TTGACGAAAAAATGGAAAGTAATGACGATATTTGGTACGCGGCCTGAAGCCATTAAAATGGCGCCGCTTGTTTTAGAACTTCAAAAACATCCAGACACCATCGAACCATTGGTAACGGTGACTGCGCAACACCGGGAAATGCTGGACCAAGTGCTGGAGACATTCCAAATCACGCCTGATTTCGATCTGAACATTATGAAAGATCGCCAGACTTTGACCGATGTAACGATGCGCGCGATGGAAGGTCTTGATACAGTCATGAAAGAAGCCAAACCGGACATCGTCTTGGTGCATGGTGATACAACGACAACTTTCGCTGCTAGTCTTGCCGCCTTTTATAACCAAGTTGCCATTGGACATGTGGAAGCGGGCTTGCGTACGCACAATAAATACTCGCCGTATCCTGAAGAAATGAACCGTCAATTGACGGGGGTCATGGCGGATATTCATTTTTCACCAACTGAAAAATCAGCTCAAAATCTGCTCGACGAAAACAAAAAAGAAGAAACAATTTATATTACAGGAAATACAGCAATCGATGCACTGCAGACAACGGTGCGTGAAACGTATTCGCATCCAATTTTGGAGAAAATCGGTACGGATCGTATGATTCTTTTGACGGCACATCGCCGTGAAAATTTAGGGCAGCCGATGCGTAATATGTTCCGTGCCATCAAACGCTTAATCGAAGAGCATGACGATATTCAAGTAGTTTACCCGGTACATATGAATCCAGCAGTACGTGAAGTAGCGGATGAAGTATTGGGCCGTGATCCGCGTATCCATTTGATTGAACCGCTGGAAGTTCTAGATTTCCATAACTTTGCGGCTCGTTCGTTCTTTATTCTGACTGATTCAGGTGGAATACAGGAGGAAGCGCCTTCACTTGGCAAGCCAGTGCTGGTCTTGCGTGATACGACTGAGCGCCCTGAAGGCATCAGTGCAGGAACCCTAAAGCTTGCGGGAACAGACGAAGAGACGATTTACGGCATGGCTAAGGAATTGTTGACGGATGAAGCAGCCTACAAAGCGATGTCCCAAGCATCTAATCCATACGGAGACGGTAAAGCATCTGCCCGGATCGTCGAAGCTCTGCACACTTATTTTTCGAAGTTGTAG
- the upp gene encoding uracil phosphoribosyltransferase, which yields MGKVYVFDHPLIQHKLTYIRDKSTGTKEFRELVDEIATLMAFEITRDLPLEEIEVETPVQLAKSKVLAGKKLGVVPILRAGIGMVDGILKLIPAAKVGHIGLYRDPVTLQPVEYYLKLPSDVQERDFIVVDPMLATGGSAIEAVNSMKKRGATKIRFMCIIAAPEGVEALQKAHPDVDIYIAALDEKLNEKGYIVPGLGDAGDRLFGTK from the coding sequence GTGGGAAAAGTATACGTTTTTGATCATCCACTGATTCAGCATAAACTGACATACATCCGTGACAAGTCTACAGGCACAAAAGAGTTTCGCGAATTAGTTGATGAAATTGCTACATTGATGGCATTTGAAATCACGCGCGATTTGCCTCTAGAGGAAATCGAAGTGGAGACGCCGGTTCAATTGGCGAAATCGAAAGTCCTTGCCGGGAAAAAATTGGGCGTTGTGCCGATTTTACGTGCAGGCATTGGGATGGTCGATGGAATTTTAAAATTGATTCCAGCCGCTAAAGTCGGACACATCGGTTTATACCGTGATCCAGTTACGCTTCAGCCGGTCGAGTATTATTTAAAACTGCCATCCGATGTACAGGAGCGGGACTTCATTGTTGTTGATCCTATGCTTGCTACAGGCGGATCTGCAATCGAAGCAGTCAACTCTATGAAAAAACGTGGTGCTACAAAAATTCGTTTTATGTGTATCATTGCTGCTCCAGAAGGTGTGGAAGCTCTTCAAAAAGCACATCCCGATGTGGATATCTATATTGCAGCATTAGATGAGAAATTGAATGAAAAAGGATACATTGTACCAGGTCTTGGGGATGCTGGGGACCGATTATTCGGAACAAAATAA
- a CDS encoding EAL domain-containing protein — protein MHTHELKKDKKAIMEWLRRLGVEFHTSFLVINSEMEDQPVVYANAAFYKMIGYSEAETLGRNGRFLHGEKTAKQASDKIRACVDAGESGIVEIVNYRKNGTPFWNEITIQPLSFPERNFKFTLMLQHDITDRKRAEALIKLQKETYTGIERGYMLSVLLQNICHTAESFFIDGAKCTVLLIDETELYKIGAANSMPKGFLDAISGLEVEEDIGGCGAAFHRRQPVITEDMSTDYLWRNHQQLVKDYELVSSWSIPIMSVEGTPIGTFGIYFPLPSSPHETDLAFMEEIASIASLTIKYSQQQEEILRLAYIDENTELPNRNYFRNEIIELLKEKREGFVAFISTDEYVTVVDQYGHSSGDTIISEIGKRLMLSQNSSEGLIARFSDSTLAMYSMTPFTKIPEYLEHLLHGLVEPIVVGDLELFLTLKMGVAIVTPHQEDSEELIRCADSALSQAKLRTGESICYFESEHDEFMMKDLRVANELSAALRRNEVGVHLQPKVDLATGKILSFEALARWTSPDLGIIPPDVFIPAAEKNGKIRLLEQNVLQHVLKWQKKRKDQGLELRQVAINISADHFFHHSFVPHLMDKTAEYGIDPQWIQLEITERIGFVDIETANKVFKHLKHCGFTTSIDDFGTGYSSLSYLQKLPVEELKIDRSFISNMNEPGTLAIIRTIIQLAENLNVRAVAEGIETERDRQTLLALGCKVGQGYLFYKPMPLNDANLL, from the coding sequence ATGCACACGCATGAACTAAAGAAAGATAAGAAAGCAATCATGGAGTGGCTGCGCCGTCTCGGTGTTGAGTTCCATACATCGTTTTTAGTCATAAATTCGGAAATGGAAGATCAGCCTGTTGTCTATGCCAACGCCGCCTTTTATAAAATGATCGGCTATAGTGAAGCTGAAACGCTAGGAAGAAATGGGCGCTTTCTACACGGTGAAAAAACAGCTAAACAAGCAAGTGATAAAATACGTGCCTGCGTGGATGCCGGCGAAAGTGGCATAGTTGAAATTGTTAATTACCGAAAAAATGGCACACCTTTTTGGAATGAAATAACAATTCAACCTTTGTCATTTCCAGAAAGAAATTTTAAATTCACCTTGATGCTACAGCACGATATTACTGATCGCAAACGCGCGGAAGCCTTAATTAAGCTCCAAAAAGAGACCTATACGGGAATTGAAAGAGGCTATATGCTGAGTGTGCTTTTGCAAAATATCTGCCATACCGCCGAATCGTTCTTCATCGACGGAGCTAAGTGTACAGTTTTATTAATTGATGAAACAGAGCTTTACAAGATAGGTGCGGCAAATTCCATGCCAAAAGGCTTTTTGGATGCAATCAGCGGTCTTGAAGTAGAAGAAGATATTGGAGGTTGTGGAGCGGCATTTCATAGACGGCAACCCGTGATTACAGAGGATATGAGTACGGATTATCTATGGCGAAATCATCAGCAATTGGTAAAGGATTATGAGCTGGTATCAAGCTGGTCTATCCCGATAATGAGCGTTGAAGGAACGCCGATCGGTACGTTCGGAATTTACTTTCCTTTACCATCATCACCCCATGAAACAGATTTGGCGTTCATGGAAGAAATCGCATCGATTGCTTCATTGACGATCAAGTATTCTCAGCAACAGGAAGAAATTCTGCGGCTCGCCTATATAGATGAGAATACGGAGTTGCCAAATCGAAATTATTTCAGAAATGAAATCATTGAATTGCTCAAGGAAAAACGAGAAGGCTTTGTCGCCTTTATTTCAACAGATGAATACGTCACAGTAGTTGATCAATACGGCCATAGCTCAGGGGATACAATTATAAGTGAAATTGGTAAACGGTTGATGCTGTCACAAAATTCTTCGGAGGGCTTGATTGCTCGGTTTTCAGATTCGACATTGGCAATGTACAGCATGACGCCTTTCACGAAAATTCCGGAATATTTAGAGCATTTACTGCATGGATTGGTTGAACCGATCGTTGTCGGAGATTTGGAATTATTCCTGACTTTAAAAATGGGAGTAGCGATTGTGACACCTCACCAGGAGGATTCAGAAGAATTGATTCGCTGTGCAGACAGTGCGCTGTCTCAAGCAAAGCTCCGGACAGGCGAATCTATCTGTTATTTTGAGAGTGAACATGACGAGTTCATGATGAAAGATCTGCGTGTGGCCAACGAATTGAGCGCAGCGCTTAGACGCAACGAAGTTGGTGTTCATCTGCAGCCAAAAGTCGATTTAGCAACGGGCAAGATTTTAAGCTTTGAAGCGCTTGCTCGTTGGACTTCACCCGATCTTGGTATCATTCCACCGGATGTCTTTATTCCAGCAGCTGAAAAAAACGGCAAGATTCGTCTATTGGAGCAGAATGTCTTGCAGCATGTACTGAAATGGCAGAAAAAAAGAAAAGATCAAGGCTTGGAACTTCGCCAAGTAGCGATCAATATATCAGCAGATCATTTTTTCCATCATTCGTTTGTTCCACATCTGATGGATAAGACTGCGGAGTATGGCATTGATCCGCAATGGATCCAATTGGAAATTACTGAGCGGATTGGCTTTGTCGATATCGAGACGGCCAATAAAGTTTTCAAGCACTTGAAACATTGCGGCTTTACGACGTCAATTGATGATTTTGGGACAGGCTACTCATCACTTAGCTACCTGCAGAAGTTGCCTGTCGAAGAACTGAAAATTGACCGCTCATTTATTTCGAATATGAATGAGCCGGGAACATTAGCAATTATCCGAACCATTATCCAGCTTGCGGAAAACTTAAATGTGCGTGCAGTAGCAGAAGGGATAGAAACAGAAAGGGATCGACAGACATTGTTGGCTCTCGGCTGCAAAGTGGGGCAAGGGTATTTGTTCTACAAGCCGATGCCCCTTAATGACGCTAATTTATTATAA